Proteins from one Mycobacterium adipatum genomic window:
- a CDS encoding PDZ domain-containing protein produces the protein MNRRILTLVVALVPIVAFGLLLSVVTVPFVALGPGPTFDTLGEIDGKQVVDIKATDGVAGQVTHPTSGHLNMTTVSQRDGLSLGQALVLWMSGRDQLIPRELVYPPDKSKDDIDKGNTEDFKRSEDDAEYAALSYLKYPKAVTVESVEEKGPSAGKLERGDAIDMVNNIEVPDLKAFQDVVKNTKPGDQIVIDYRRKNGGVGTATITLGKHPDKEQGYLGVGVLDAPWAPFDIEFNLANIGGPSAGLMFSLAVVDKLTTGELNDGKFVAGTGTIDADGKVGSIGGITHKMVAAREAGATVFLVPAENCAEARTAHEDGLQLVKVETLTTAVDALNTISAGGEPPTC, from the coding sequence GTGAACAGGCGGATTTTGACGCTGGTGGTCGCGCTCGTGCCGATCGTGGCGTTCGGGTTGCTGCTGTCGGTGGTGACGGTGCCCTTCGTCGCGTTGGGTCCGGGGCCGACATTCGACACCCTCGGTGAGATCGACGGCAAGCAGGTCGTGGACATCAAAGCCACCGACGGGGTCGCCGGTCAGGTTACCCATCCGACCTCCGGGCACCTGAACATGACGACGGTGTCCCAGCGGGACGGCCTGAGCCTGGGCCAGGCGCTGGTGTTGTGGATGTCGGGCCGCGATCAGCTGATCCCGCGCGAGCTGGTCTACCCGCCGGACAAGTCGAAGGACGACATCGACAAGGGCAACACCGAGGACTTCAAACGTTCCGAGGACGACGCCGAATACGCCGCACTGTCCTACCTGAAGTACCCGAAGGCCGTGACGGTGGAGTCCGTCGAAGAGAAGGGGCCCTCGGCCGGGAAGCTGGAACGCGGCGATGCCATCGACATGGTGAACAACATCGAGGTGCCCGACCTCAAGGCCTTCCAGGATGTCGTGAAGAACACCAAGCCCGGCGATCAGATCGTGATCGACTACCGGCGCAAGAACGGCGGCGTCGGCACCGCCACCATCACGTTGGGCAAGCACCCCGACAAGGAGCAGGGCTACCTCGGTGTCGGGGTGTTGGACGCGCCGTGGGCGCCGTTCGACATCGAGTTCAACCTGGCCAATATCGGCGGGCCGTCGGCGGGCCTGATGTTCAGCCTGGCCGTGGTGGACAAGCTGACCACCGGTGAACTCAACGACGGCAAGTTCGTCGCCGGCACCGGCACCATCGACGCCGACGGCAAGGTCGGTTCCATCGGCGGCATCACGCACAAGATGGTGGCCGCGCGCGAAGCGGGTGCGACGGTGTTCCTGGTCCCCGCCGAGAACTGCGCCGAGGCGCGCACCGCCCACGAAGACGGTCTGCAACTGGTCAAGGTGGAGACGCTCACCACGGCAGTGGACGCGTTGAACACGATTTCTGCCGGTGGCGAACCCCCCACATGCTGA
- a CDS encoding zinc-dependent metalloprotease, whose amino-acid sequence MGTVDGMADLPFGFSHGDDPDPDKRKKDPSGDPFGLGGEGFDMSDLGQIFTRLGEMFSGAGTMAGAGQQAGPVNYDLARQLASSSIGFVAPVPESTATAIADAVRLAETWLDGATALPAGTTRTVAWTPTEWLDNTLDTWKRLCDPVAEQISTVWASALPQEAQAMAGPLLAMMSQMGGMAFGSQLGQALGKLSKEVLTSTDIGLPLGPKGVAALMPQAVDALTEGLEQPRSEVLTFLAAREAAHHRLFSHVPWLSSQLLSAVEAFAKGMKIDMSGIEDMAQGFNPASLADPAAMEQLLSQGMFEPKSTPEQTAALERLETLLALIEGWVQTVVIAALGDRLPGTEALSETMRRRRATGGPAEQTFATLVGLELRPRKMREAAALWEKLTEAVGADARDAVWQHPDLLPGAADLDEPAAFIDRAIGGDTSGIDQLLEDLERNEGPEGPVDN is encoded by the coding sequence GTGGGTACCGTTGACGGTATGGCTGACCTGCCCTTCGGCTTCTCTCACGGAGATGACCCGGATCCTGACAAGCGCAAGAAAGATCCCTCCGGGGATCCGTTCGGGCTGGGCGGTGAAGGTTTCGACATGTCCGATCTCGGCCAGATCTTCACCCGCCTCGGCGAGATGTTCAGCGGTGCAGGCACTATGGCCGGCGCCGGGCAGCAGGCCGGACCGGTGAACTACGACCTGGCCCGCCAGCTGGCGTCGAGTTCCATCGGTTTCGTCGCACCGGTGCCCGAGTCCACCGCCACCGCGATCGCCGATGCGGTGCGCCTCGCCGAGACATGGCTCGACGGGGCCACCGCCCTGCCGGCGGGCACCACCCGCACGGTGGCGTGGACGCCGACCGAGTGGCTGGACAACACCCTGGACACCTGGAAGCGGTTGTGCGACCCGGTGGCCGAGCAGATCTCCACCGTGTGGGCCTCCGCGCTGCCGCAAGAGGCCCAGGCGATGGCCGGCCCGTTGCTGGCCATGATGTCCCAGATGGGCGGGATGGCTTTCGGCAGCCAATTGGGGCAAGCCCTCGGCAAACTGTCCAAGGAGGTGCTGACCTCCACCGATATCGGATTGCCGCTGGGCCCCAAGGGTGTCGCCGCCCTGATGCCGCAGGCCGTGGACGCACTCACCGAGGGTCTAGAGCAGCCCCGCAGCGAAGTACTGACCTTCCTGGCCGCCCGCGAGGCGGCCCATCACCGGCTGTTCAGTCATGTGCCGTGGCTGTCCAGCCAGCTGCTCAGCGCCGTCGAGGCGTTCGCCAAGGGCATGAAGATCGACATGTCCGGTATCGAGGACATGGCCCAAGGCTTCAACCCGGCGTCGCTGGCCGACCCGGCGGCCATGGAGCAGCTGCTCAGCCAGGGCATGTTCGAACCCAAGTCCACCCCGGAGCAGACCGCGGCGCTGGAGCGGCTGGAGACCCTGCTGGCGCTCATCGAGGGCTGGGTGCAGACCGTCGTGATCGCCGCGCTCGGGGACCGGCTGCCGGGCACCGAGGCGCTCAGCGAGACGATGCGCCGTCGCCGCGCCACCGGTGGTCCCGCGGAGCAGACCTTCGCAACCCTGGTCGGGCTGGAACTGCGGCCCCGCAAGATGCGCGAGGCCGCCGCCCTGTGGGAGAAGCTGACCGAGGCCGTCGGCGCCGATGCCCGCGACGCGGTGTGGCAGCACCCCGACCTGCTGCCCGGTGCCGCCGATCTGGACGAACCGGCCGCCTTCATCGACCGGGCCATCGGCGGTGATACCAGCGGCATCGACCAGCTGCTGGAAGACCTGGAACGCAACGAGGGCCCCGAAGGCCCTGTGGATAACTGA
- a CDS encoding cyclodehydratase, protein MRRYALNPAMPVLLRPDATVQVGWDPRRAVLVHPPAGLTGPALARLLRSMQDPVTVGDLVARAGHPEPSREAVTELLDGLVAAGVVTPSRPPLRSVSVRVHGRGPLSDLLSGSLRSSGTRVTRSSRRHAVVTTDHTDLVVLADALITDPRVLRDLHTARVPHLPVRVRDGTGLVGPLVIPGLTSCLACADLHRSERDAAWPVLAAQLRHAVTTADRATVLGTAALALTQVEQVLRALREGAGTEGPPPEPMTLDTTVEFDVGSGSVVTRRWSRHPACGC, encoded by the coding sequence ATGCGGCGCTACGCACTGAACCCGGCGATGCCGGTCCTGCTGCGTCCCGACGCCACCGTGCAGGTGGGCTGGGATCCGCGTCGCGCCGTCCTGGTGCACCCCCCGGCCGGACTGACCGGCCCGGCGCTGGCCCGGCTGTTGCGTTCCATGCAGGACCCGGTCACCGTCGGTGACCTGGTCGCCCGCGCGGGCCACCCCGAGCCGTCCCGGGAGGCCGTCACGGAACTGCTGGACGGCCTCGTCGCCGCGGGCGTGGTGACCCCGAGCCGGCCGCCGCTGCGGTCCGTGTCGGTCCGGGTGCACGGCCGCGGACCGCTGTCGGATCTGCTGTCCGGGTCGCTGCGCTCCTCGGGGACCCGGGTGACCCGCAGCAGCCGGCGCCACGCGGTGGTGACCACCGACCACACCGACCTGGTGGTGCTGGCCGATGCACTGATCACCGACCCGCGGGTGCTGCGCGATCTGCACACCGCCCGGGTGCCGCACCTGCCGGTCCGGGTGCGTGACGGCACCGGACTGGTCGGGCCGTTGGTGATTCCCGGGCTGACATCGTGCCTGGCGTGCGCCGATCTGCACCGCAGCGAGCGGGATGCGGCGTGGCCGGTGCTGGCCGCACAGCTGCGGCACGCCGTGACCACCGCCGACCGGGCCACCGTGCTCGGCACCGCCGCACTGGCCCTCACCCAGGTGGAGCAGGTCCTGCGGGCGCTGCGGGAAGGGGCGGGTACCGAGGGTCCGCCGCCGGAGCCGATGACACTGGACACCACCGTCGAATTCGATGTCGGCAGCGGCTCGGTGGTGACCAGGCGCTGGTCACGCCACCCGGCCTGCGGCTGCTGA
- a CDS encoding ABC1 kinase family protein yields the protein MSEIKRGSVARNAKLASLPVGIAGRAALGIGKRLAGKSKDEVTAELMDKAAQQLFTVLGELKGGAMKVGQALSVMEAAIPEQYGKPYREALTKLQREAPPLPAAKVHRVLDGQLGTKWRERFQSFDDKPVASASIGQVHKAVWSDGREVAVKIQYPGADEALRADLKTIQRLTGVFKQLAPGADIESVVAELIERTEMELDYRLEADNQRAFAKAYADDPHFVVPAVIASAPKVVIAEWIEGVPMSVIIREGTPEQRDTMGTRLTELTFGAPKRLEMMHGDAHPGNFMLMPDGRMGVIDFGAVAPLPGGFPPSLGTCIRLARDKNYVDLLPAMEAAGFIQKGEQVSAQEIDDMLRQYVEPVQTEVFHYTRRWIQRMAAGQMDNSVAQLKMARQLDLPANLAIPLRVIASTIAICCQLDAHVPVKAIATEFVPGFTDVA from the coding sequence GTGTCTGAAATTAAACGAGGCAGCGTCGCGCGCAATGCGAAGCTGGCCTCACTGCCCGTCGGCATCGCCGGACGGGCCGCGCTCGGGATCGGCAAGCGGCTGGCCGGTAAATCGAAGGACGAAGTCACCGCGGAGCTGATGGACAAGGCTGCCCAGCAGCTGTTCACCGTGCTCGGTGAACTCAAGGGCGGCGCCATGAAGGTCGGGCAGGCCCTGTCGGTGATGGAAGCCGCGATACCCGAGCAGTACGGCAAGCCCTACCGCGAGGCGCTGACCAAGCTGCAGCGCGAGGCTCCGCCGCTGCCCGCGGCCAAGGTGCACCGTGTCCTGGACGGGCAGCTGGGTACCAAATGGCGCGAACGGTTCCAGTCCTTCGACGACAAGCCGGTCGCCTCGGCCAGCATCGGGCAGGTGCACAAGGCGGTGTGGTCGGACGGCCGCGAGGTGGCGGTCAAGATCCAGTACCCGGGTGCCGATGAGGCGTTGCGCGCCGACCTGAAGACCATCCAGCGGTTGACCGGGGTGTTCAAACAGCTCGCGCCGGGCGCCGATATCGAGAGTGTGGTCGCCGAACTGATCGAGCGCACCGAGATGGAACTGGACTATCGGCTCGAAGCCGACAACCAGCGGGCCTTCGCCAAGGCGTACGCCGACGACCCGCATTTCGTGGTGCCCGCAGTGATCGCGAGTGCGCCCAAGGTCGTCATCGCCGAGTGGATCGAAGGCGTGCCGATGTCGGTCATCATCCGCGAGGGCACCCCCGAACAGCGCGACACGATGGGCACTCGCCTCACCGAGCTGACCTTCGGGGCGCCCAAGCGTCTGGAGATGATGCACGGCGACGCGCACCCCGGCAACTTCATGCTGATGCCCGACGGCCGGATGGGTGTCATCGATTTCGGTGCTGTCGCACCGCTTCCCGGCGGATTCCCGCCCTCGCTGGGCACCTGTATCCGGTTGGCCAGGGACAAGAACTACGTCGACCTGCTGCCCGCGATGGAAGCCGCCGGGTTCATCCAGAAGGGTGAGCAGGTCTCGGCGCAGGAGATCGACGACATGCTGCGCCAGTACGTCGAACCGGTGCAGACCGAGGTCTTCCACTACACCCGGCGCTGGATCCAGCGGATGGCCGCCGGACAGATGGACAACTCGGTGGCGCAGCTGAAGATGGCGCGCCAACTCGACCTGCCGGCCAACCTGGCCATCCCGCTGCGGGTAATCGCGTCGACCATCGCGATCTGCTGCCAGCTGGACGCCCACGTTCCGGTGAAAGCCATTGCCACCGAGTTCGTTCCGGGTTTCACCGACGTCGCATAG
- a CDS encoding WhiB family transcriptional regulator: MSVQACPERILTVPCHEADPDLWFAESPSELERAKALCADCPIRSLCLNEALERQEPWGVWGGEIIERGAIVARKRPRGRPRKDAQAA, encoded by the coding sequence ATGTCCGTCCAGGCATGCCCTGAACGAATACTCACGGTGCCGTGCCACGAGGCAGATCCCGACCTGTGGTTCGCCGAGAGCCCGTCGGAATTGGAGCGGGCCAAGGCGCTGTGCGCGGACTGCCCGATCCGCAGCCTGTGCCTGAACGAGGCGCTGGAGCGCCAGGAACCATGGGGAGTGTGGGGTGGCGAGATCATCGAGCGCGGCGCGATCGTGGCCCGCAAGCGGCCACGTGGCCGTCCGCGTAAGGACGCGCAAGCGGCCTGA
- a CDS encoding ATP-dependent DNA helicase UvrD2, with protein sequence MPSVDSLLGDLDDEQREAVLAPRGPVCVLAGAGTGKTRTITRRIAHLVVGGHVAPGQVLAVTFTARAAGEMRSRLRALGDQSGVPTAAVQAVTFHAAARRQLQYFWPRVVGDTGWQLLDSKFSVVAQAANKAAVKASTDDVRDLAGEIEWAKASLITPEQYAAAVAKTRRDVPMDAGTVAKVYNNYERLKTHRDGTALLDFDDLLLHTAAAIENDAAVAQEFRDRYRCFVVDEYQDVTPLQQRVLNAWLGDRDDLTVVGDANQTIYSFTGATPKFLLDFSRRFPEATVVRLERDYRSTPEVVSLANRVIAAARGRMAGSKLHLIGQRDPGPKPSFAEHPDEVAEATGVAKKIKKLIESGTPAAEIAVLYRINAQSEVYEEALTEAGIAFQVRGGEGFFSRQEIRQALMALQRNVDHPHDSLPDLVRALLEPLGLTDEPPAGTQARERWEALTALTDLVDDEVAQRPSLDLPTLLAELRQRADSRHPPVVQGVTLASLHAAKGLEWDAVFLVGLADGTMPISHALAHGPDSEAVEEERRLLYVGVTRARVHLALSWALARTPGGRQGRRPSRFLNGVAPQSPSDAAPSRPRRAKGAAPRCRVCNGALNSPTAIMLRRCESCPSDIDTELLAELKDWRLRISQEMKVPAFVVFTDNTLIAIAETLPADAAALVAIPGIGARKLEQYGSDVLALVKARS encoded by the coding sequence ATGCCGTCCGTCGACAGTCTCCTCGGCGACCTCGACGACGAACAGCGCGAGGCCGTGTTGGCACCACGCGGACCGGTCTGCGTGCTGGCGGGCGCGGGCACCGGGAAGACCCGCACCATCACCCGCCGCATCGCCCACCTGGTGGTGGGCGGGCATGTCGCGCCCGGCCAGGTGCTGGCGGTGACGTTCACCGCGCGCGCAGCCGGTGAGATGCGCAGCCGGTTGCGCGCCCTCGGTGATCAGTCCGGGGTGCCGACCGCCGCGGTCCAGGCCGTCACCTTCCACGCGGCGGCGCGGCGCCAGCTGCAGTACTTCTGGCCGCGGGTGGTCGGTGACACCGGGTGGCAACTGCTGGACAGCAAGTTCTCGGTGGTGGCGCAGGCCGCGAACAAGGCGGCGGTGAAGGCGAGCACCGATGACGTGCGCGATCTCGCCGGTGAGATCGAATGGGCCAAGGCCTCGTTGATCACCCCCGAGCAGTACGCGGCCGCGGTCGCCAAGACCCGTCGCGACGTCCCGATGGACGCGGGCACCGTCGCCAAGGTCTACAACAACTACGAGCGGCTCAAAACGCACCGGGACGGCACCGCACTGCTCGACTTCGACGACCTGCTGCTGCACACCGCGGCGGCGATCGAGAACGACGCGGCGGTGGCCCAGGAATTCCGGGACCGCTACCGCTGCTTCGTCGTCGACGAGTACCAGGACGTCACGCCACTGCAGCAGCGGGTGCTCAACGCATGGCTCGGCGACCGGGACGACCTGACGGTCGTCGGTGATGCCAACCAGACGATCTACTCGTTCACCGGCGCCACCCCGAAGTTCTTGCTCGACTTCTCCCGGCGCTTCCCCGAGGCCACCGTGGTGCGGCTGGAACGCGACTACCGATCCACCCCGGAGGTGGTGTCGCTGGCCAACCGGGTGATCGCGGCCGCGCGCGGCCGGATGGCCGGCAGCAAGCTGCACCTGATCGGGCAGCGCGACCCGGGCCCCAAACCGTCCTTCGCCGAGCACCCCGATGAAGTGGCCGAGGCCACCGGCGTCGCGAAGAAGATCAAGAAGCTCATCGAATCCGGCACGCCCGCAGCCGAAATCGCGGTCTTGTACCGGATCAATGCGCAGTCCGAGGTGTATGAGGAGGCGCTCACCGAGGCCGGTATCGCCTTCCAGGTGCGCGGCGGCGAGGGTTTCTTCAGCAGGCAGGAGATCCGGCAGGCGCTGATGGCGCTGCAACGCAATGTCGATCACCCACACGATTCGCTGCCCGATCTGGTCCGGGCACTGCTGGAACCGTTGGGGTTGACCGACGAACCGCCCGCCGGCACCCAGGCCCGGGAGCGCTGGGAGGCCCTGACGGCGCTCACCGATCTGGTCGATGACGAAGTGGCGCAACGTCCTTCGCTGGATCTGCCGACGCTGCTCGCCGAGCTCCGGCAGCGCGCCGACTCCCGGCACCCGCCGGTTGTCCAGGGTGTCACGCTGGCCTCGCTGCACGCGGCCAAGGGCCTGGAATGGGATGCGGTGTTCCTGGTCGGGCTGGCCGACGGCACCATGCCGATCTCGCACGCGCTGGCCCACGGACCCGACAGCGAGGCGGTCGAGGAGGAGCGCCGGCTGCTCTACGTCGGCGTCACCCGGGCGCGGGTACATCTGGCGCTCAGCTGGGCGCTGGCCCGCACGCCCGGTGGGCGGCAGGGCCGGCGGCCCTCGCGCTTCCTCAACGGGGTGGCCCCGCAATCACCGTCGGACGCCGCGCCGTCGCGTCCGCGACGTGCCAAGGGTGCGGCGCCGCGCTGCCGGGTGTGCAACGGGGCGCTGAATTCCCCGACGGCGATCATGCTGCGCCGCTGCGAGAGCTGCCCGTCCGATATCGACACCGAGCTGCTGGCCGAACTGAAGGATTGGCGGCTGCGGATCTCCCAGGAGATGAAGGTGCCGGCATTTGTGGTGTTCACCGACAACACGCTGATCGCCATCGCCGAGACGCTGCCGGCCGATGCGGCCGCGCTGGTGGCGATTCCCGGGATCGGTGCCCGCAAGCTGGAGCAGTACGGCTCCGATGTGCTGGCCCTGGTGAAGGCTCGGTCCTGA
- the mrx1 gene encoding mycoredoxin Mrx1, with protein sequence MAPTSAAQLTMYTTSWCGFCNRLKTALKAEGIAWDEIDIEADPSAAEFVGSVNNGNHVVPTVKFADGSTLTNPNIKQVKAKLG encoded by the coding sequence ATGGCCCCAACTTCTGCAGCCCAGCTGACCATGTACACCACCTCATGGTGCGGTTTCTGCAATCGGCTCAAGACCGCCCTGAAGGCCGAGGGCATCGCCTGGGACGAGATCGACATCGAGGCCGACCCGTCGGCCGCCGAATTCGTCGGCTCGGTGAACAACGGCAACCACGTGGTACCGACGGTGAAGTTCGCCGACGGGTCCACCCTGACCAACCCGAACATCAAGCAGGTCAAGGCCAAGCTGGGTTAA
- a CDS encoding sigma-54-dependent Fis family transcriptional regulator: MPNSDMRLLRVAAARADFLEYGGRGAAGVSDVLAASWERSQAAGVDVSHPDVQFTDEIDTASLLVRCARPVLQQLEIDTADMPLVIALTDKNARVVERIDSSNAVARLLDRVHLAPGFSYAESTMGTNGIGTVFEAGQPVSVVGPEHFSENLHLFACTGAPVIDPVTGRLEGVLDISTLSSTWSPLMHTLVKSAAKDIARNLLLDRGQAQRAIFDTYLKVTARAARQAVFAFGDSVFVANSAAQQMFDADEQRVVREHAMFLMAGKDRVSDTITLPGQRLVRIRGTRILAGAEVAGMVVIADVVTVRQPGSPGDFSEQKLPQVAVATPQTSQIVSGLSRSRDSMAGGTSPAWVRACTDLCQALEQGLPALVVGEPGSGKFTLVAELFHAVYPGGRAISVDATQLGVEGPATDLGSLLGDPADPTLHIIRDIDQGSTDGVERLESYFSAVAAMEGPAWVVATGSDSASSADLPFRQLLHHFELSIAIPPLRCRTDDLTALTAALLRGIAPARKVRLSPEAQRLIARYSWPRNITQLREALVHAVRRRPVGEIQESDLPGYCQTASRHALTPLESAERDAIVTALRDAGGNRVAAAAHLGMSRSSLYRKVKAYGITA, from the coding sequence ATGCCCAACAGCGATATGCGGTTACTGCGGGTTGCTGCCGCACGGGCGGATTTCCTGGAGTACGGCGGCCGCGGCGCCGCCGGCGTCTCCGACGTGCTCGCCGCATCGTGGGAGCGCAGCCAGGCCGCCGGGGTGGACGTTTCGCACCCGGACGTGCAGTTCACCGATGAGATCGACACCGCCTCGCTGTTGGTCCGCTGCGCGCGACCGGTGCTACAACAGTTGGAAATCGATACTGCGGATATGCCGTTGGTCATTGCGTTGACCGATAAGAACGCTCGGGTGGTGGAGCGCATCGACAGTTCGAACGCGGTGGCCAGGCTGTTGGATCGGGTGCATCTGGCCCCGGGATTCAGTTATGCCGAGTCGACGATGGGCACCAACGGCATCGGCACGGTATTCGAAGCGGGACAGCCGGTCAGCGTGGTGGGCCCCGAGCATTTTAGCGAGAATCTGCACCTTTTCGCCTGTACCGGCGCTCCGGTGATCGACCCGGTGACGGGCCGGCTGGAGGGAGTACTCGACATCTCGACGCTCTCGTCGACCTGGAGCCCGCTGATGCACACCCTGGTCAAGAGTGCGGCCAAGGACATCGCACGCAATCTGCTGCTGGATCGCGGGCAGGCGCAGCGGGCCATCTTCGACACCTATCTGAAGGTCACCGCGCGGGCCGCGCGACAGGCGGTGTTCGCCTTCGGAGATTCGGTCTTCGTCGCCAATTCGGCCGCTCAGCAGATGTTCGACGCTGACGAGCAACGCGTCGTCCGTGAGCACGCGATGTTCCTGATGGCGGGCAAGGACCGAGTCAGCGACACCATCACCTTGCCCGGACAGCGCCTGGTCCGTATCCGGGGAACTCGGATCCTGGCGGGGGCGGAGGTGGCGGGCATGGTGGTGATCGCCGATGTCGTGACCGTGCGTCAGCCGGGGTCGCCCGGTGATTTCAGCGAGCAGAAGTTGCCTCAGGTCGCCGTCGCAACGCCGCAGACATCACAGATCGTCAGCGGTTTGTCGCGCTCGCGGGACTCCATGGCCGGCGGCACCTCGCCGGCGTGGGTCCGTGCGTGCACGGATTTGTGTCAGGCTCTCGAACAGGGTCTGCCGGCGTTGGTCGTCGGGGAACCGGGTTCGGGAAAGTTCACGTTGGTGGCCGAGTTGTTCCATGCGGTGTATCCGGGTGGACGGGCCATCTCGGTGGACGCCACCCAGCTCGGAGTCGAGGGCCCGGCCACCGACCTCGGCTCACTGCTCGGTGATCCCGCCGATCCGACACTGCACATCATCCGTGACATCGACCAGGGCAGTACCGACGGCGTCGAGCGGCTTGAGTCGTATTTCTCGGCGGTGGCGGCGATGGAGGGCCCGGCCTGGGTGGTTGCCACCGGTTCCGATTCGGCGTCTTCTGCCGATCTGCCGTTTCGTCAGCTGCTGCATCATTTCGAGTTGTCGATAGCGATTCCACCGCTGCGGTGCCGCACCGATGATTTGACGGCGCTCACTGCGGCATTGCTGCGCGGGATCGCACCTGCCCGCAAGGTGCGCCTCAGTCCAGAGGCGCAGCGACTGATCGCACGATATTCGTGGCCGCGCAACATCACTCAGCTGCGCGAGGCGCTGGTGCATGCGGTGCGGCGCAGGCCGGTGGGTGAGATCCAGGAGTCCGATCTACCCGGCTATTGCCAGACCGCGTCCCGCCACGCGTTGACCCCGCTGGAATCCGCGGAACGCGATGCCATCGTGACGGCGCTGCGTGATGCCGGCGGCAACCGGGTTGCGGCGGCCGCGCATCTGGGGATGTCGCGGTCGAGTCTGTACCGCAAGGTCAAGGCCTACGGCATCACGGCATAG